A portion of the Bdellovibrionales bacterium genome contains these proteins:
- a CDS encoding sigma-70 family RNA polymerase sigma factor — protein MKTSEMWTGLMQSAQNGDAKAYTQLLQEISVYLKAFLASKLRTPADQQDLLQDILLSIHKARHTFDPSYPFKPWLMAIAQSRLIDFWRKNSRRLESGDGVEDTQLNALVAEADISFIELNHLRDVMNKLPEQQRLIVVALKIEGKSIKMVSSELSMSESAVKVAAHRAYQALAIELGAPHV, from the coding sequence ATGAAGACGAGCGAGATGTGGACTGGCCTTATGCAATCCGCACAGAATGGAGATGCCAAAGCCTACACGCAGCTTTTGCAAGAGATCTCCGTGTACCTTAAGGCGTTCCTTGCCAGTAAGTTGAGGACTCCGGCGGATCAACAAGATCTCCTTCAGGACATTTTACTCTCGATTCATAAAGCGCGGCACACTTTTGATCCGAGCTACCCCTTTAAGCCTTGGCTGATGGCCATTGCTCAAAGCCGCCTGATTGATTTTTGGCGTAAAAACAGTCGCCGTCTCGAAAGTGGCGACGGAGTTGAGGACACACAGTTGAATGCTTTAGTTGCCGAAGCTGACATTTCATTTATCGAACTGAATCACTTGAGGGATGTTATGAACAAACTCCCCGAGCAGCAGCGACTGATCGTTGTCGCTCTAAAAATTGAAGGTAAATCGATTAAAATGGTCTCCAGCGAACTATCCATGAGTGAGTCTGCGGTAAAGGTGGCTGCTCATCGCGCCTACCAAGCTTTAGCAATAGAGCTGGGAGCTCCCCATGTCTGA
- a CDS encoding BON domain-containing protein, which translates to MSSALYLSDQWLEKKIKDRMHWDIRVSSSDILIKVNSGKVTLYGYFDKPYRHAAVVEIIKNTEGVHDFKDLSHVIKDYYRGDREIESILHKKIESLQLIKGEWIEVRSTDGVVKLEGMVYRNRLKGFAASYAWQLSGVKDCLNLIQIKRLPQKEIFVEPYQQKQSSRGGAQQQIAEAVALGG; encoded by the coding sequence ATGTCATCAGCACTTTACTTATCAGACCAGTGGCTTGAAAAGAAAATCAAAGATCGTATGCATTGGGACATTCGAGTGAGCTCATCGGATATTCTCATAAAAGTGAACAGTGGGAAGGTGACTCTCTACGGTTACTTCGACAAGCCTTACCGTCATGCCGCCGTCGTCGAAATTATCAAGAACACCGAGGGAGTTCATGATTTTAAAGATCTCTCTCATGTGATTAAGGATTACTACCGTGGAGATCGAGAAATCGAGAGTATTCTTCATAAAAAAATCGAATCTCTGCAGCTGATCAAAGGCGAATGGATCGAGGTGAGATCGACCGACGGAGTGGTAAAGCTCGAAGGAATGGTCTATCGGAACCGACTGAAGGGGTTTGCGGCGAGTTATGCTTGGCAACTTTCAGGAGTCAAAGACTGCCTGAATTTGATCCAGATCAAGAGATTGCCTCAAAAAGAAATCTTTGTTGAACCCTATCAGCAAAAACAGAGCTCGCGCGGAGGGGCCCAACAGCAGATTGCGGAAGCCGTAGCCCTGGGCGGATAA
- a CDS encoding NrsF family protein — MSDQFINSLAQDLKPVQPLASPIRREMGLWFISTSIVILGVIYWFLSKDEYHIPAGRSLVEMILLLLAAKISGALCIRSTSPHFAEPRLKWWSWALLLSWSTLLLGAFTLAYFRNTEEATIALKYQTWLCPQLTYSIALPLGAILFFYLRQGYVLYPKTTAMYLAQTIFVFGVIGLSFICPWDDPLHELLYHVLPVVVGAVTFGYLLKLFLSKKIQ, encoded by the coding sequence ATGTCTGATCAATTCATCAATAGCCTCGCTCAAGATCTAAAGCCCGTCCAACCTCTAGCCTCTCCGATCCGAAGAGAAATGGGGCTTTGGTTCATCTCAACGAGCATTGTCATTCTGGGAGTTATTTACTGGTTTTTGAGCAAAGATGAATATCATATTCCCGCTGGCCGAAGCCTCGTCGAGATGATTTTGCTTCTGCTCGCCGCTAAAATCTCTGGCGCCCTTTGTATTCGTTCGACCTCACCGCACTTTGCCGAACCTCGCTTGAAGTGGTGGTCGTGGGCCTTGCTTTTGAGTTGGTCCACTCTTCTCCTTGGAGCATTTACTTTGGCCTATTTTAGAAATACCGAGGAAGCAACGATCGCTTTAAAATACCAAACGTGGCTGTGTCCCCAACTGACTTACAGTATTGCGCTCCCTCTCGGTGCAATTCTATTTTTCTATCTCCGTCAGGGATATGTGCTGTATCCAAAAACCACGGCCATGTATCTTGCGCAAACTATTTTTGTCTTTGGGGTCATTGGACTTTCATTCATCTGCCCGTGGGACGATCCCCTGCACGAACTCCTCTACCACGTGCTTCCCGTAGTTGTGGGCGCAGTTACGTTCGGATATTTGCTCAAACTCTTCTTATCGAAAAAGATCCAATAA
- a CDS encoding HPF/RaiA family ribosome-associated protein yields MRKEIHFKDGEFHHHIFIEDSIDKCLSPFDKADAFSVKCYVSTVTSRRNHKVPQFHCEMVIQPRQSAPIVIHKEAKNFYVTIRDACRAAEKALRRNSRIKLKERRRLSEKVTEQALRNESSQFAGQAS; encoded by the coding sequence ATGCGTAAAGAAATCCACTTCAAAGATGGCGAATTTCATCATCATATATTTATTGAGGACTCCATCGATAAATGTTTGAGTCCTTTCGATAAGGCCGATGCGTTTTCGGTGAAATGCTACGTTTCGACGGTGACCAGCCGTCGAAATCATAAGGTTCCTCAATTTCATTGTGAGATGGTCATTCAACCACGGCAATCTGCGCCGATTGTGATTCATAAAGAGGCCAAGAACTTTTACGTCACGATTCGAGATGCATGCAGAGCTGCGGAAAAAGCACTGCGAAGAAATTCACGAATTAAACTTAAAGAGCGCCGTCGGCTTTCAGAAAAAGTCACAGAACAGGCACTACGAAATGAATCGTCGCAGTTTGCAGGGCAGGCCAGTTAG
- a CDS encoding LysR family transcriptional regulator: MYNYNHLYYFYIAVKLQGITKAAKYLNTSQPSLSAQIRALEHQLKKKLFVKSGRTLVLTDEGQHVFNYCKKMFEASDELEEYLKGESPLQGRGVVRIGVSQQIDRPFVAEIINSALRLSDTTSTPLISLVSENDNHLLSDLKIQKIDVFIGNHAVYDDEFEVVSTLNMPVALVAAPQLAEALNITPRSTFADVLKKGGKRLLLPSRELKLRQEIDLYLQRKKLLNNLGLLFESDAMSTICRSVSDEMGLAFIPLPYIKRELKQNKIKTYPFTKVGLWHHKLTLMVRRNRRKIFFVEQMIHAIKSL; encoded by the coding sequence ATGTATAATTACAATCACCTGTACTATTTTTACATCGCCGTAAAGTTGCAGGGGATTACTAAGGCAGCGAAGTATTTGAATACGAGCCAGCCCTCTCTGAGTGCGCAAATCAGGGCCCTCGAGCACCAGCTTAAGAAAAAACTTTTTGTAAAAAGCGGCCGGACCCTGGTCCTGACGGACGAAGGGCAGCATGTCTTTAACTATTGTAAAAAAATGTTCGAAGCGTCCGATGAGCTGGAGGAGTATCTGAAAGGTGAGTCGCCTTTGCAAGGACGAGGTGTGGTTCGGATCGGCGTCAGTCAACAGATCGATCGGCCATTTGTCGCTGAGATTATCAACTCCGCACTGAGACTCTCCGACACCACATCCACACCTCTGATCTCTCTTGTGTCTGAAAACGACAACCACTTGCTCAGCGATCTTAAGATTCAAAAGATTGATGTCTTCATCGGTAATCACGCCGTTTACGATGATGAATTCGAAGTGGTCTCGACTTTAAATATGCCTGTCGCCCTCGTCGCAGCTCCGCAGTTGGCCGAAGCCTTAAACATCACACCGAGATCCACCTTTGCCGACGTTTTAAAAAAGGGAGGTAAGAGGCTTTTGCTCCCGTCGCGAGAGCTTAAGCTGCGACAGGAGATCGATCTGTATTTACAGAGGAAAAAACTTTTAAATAATCTTGGATTGCTCTTCGAAAGTGATGCGATGTCGACAATCTGCCGTTCAGTGTCGGATGAGATGGGTCTAGCTTTTATTCCTCTGCCGTACATCAAAAGAGAATTGAAGCAGAATAAAATCAAGACCTATCCCTTCACTAAGGTGGGCTTATGGCACCACAAACTTACACTTATGGTTCGACGCAATCGCCGCAAGATTTTCTTCGTCGAGCAAATGATCCACGCCATTAAGTCGCTTTAA